In one Achromobacter spanius genomic region, the following are encoded:
- a CDS encoding c-type cytochrome has product MQKLSTLAALACMTVAPLLATTASAQFAKPEDAVKYRQSALTLMASHFGRMAPVVKGQAPYDAAQIKANVEVLKTLSALPWAAFGPGTEGGDARPEIWSDAAGFKQKQQAFQDNIVKLSAAADSGDLDKLRAAFGDVGASCKSCHDSYRKKK; this is encoded by the coding sequence ATGCAAAAGTTGTCCACGCTTGCCGCGTTGGCCTGTATGACCGTGGCGCCGTTGCTCGCGACGACCGCCTCGGCGCAGTTCGCCAAGCCTGAAGACGCCGTCAAGTACCGCCAGTCGGCACTGACGCTGATGGCCTCGCACTTTGGTCGCATGGCGCCGGTGGTCAAGGGGCAGGCGCCGTACGATGCTGCGCAGATCAAGGCCAACGTCGAGGTCTTGAAGACCTTGTCGGCGCTGCCCTGGGCGGCTTTCGGGCCGGGTACGGAAGGCGGCGACGCGCGCCCCGAAATCTGGAGCGATGCCGCGGGCTTCAAGCAAAAGCAGCAAGCCTTCCAGGACAATATCGTGAAGCTGTCGGCCGCCGCTGATTCCGGCGATCTCGACAAGCTGCGGGCTGCCTTCGGCGACGTGGGCGCCAGCTGCAAGTCCTGTCACGACTCCTACCGCAAGAAGAAGTAA
- a CDS encoding cytochrome b/b6 domain-containing protein: protein MQNNRLAVRIWDLPTRLFHWALVVCIVGAFVSVKLGGLYMDWHVRFGCTALGLIIFRLLWGIVGPRYARFATFVRGPGAVAKYLKGAAAPAGHNPLGALSVLALLLAVGFQAVSGLFTTDDIMTQGPLFGYVSAATSGALTSWHKLNEWVIIALIALHLLAVAWYALVRRKRLVRAIITGDVDAKDLPAGTPPAQDGIAVWLRALLLGACVTGLVLWIRSIEVVADMSFS from the coding sequence ATGCAGAACAACCGACTCGCGGTACGCATCTGGGACCTTCCCACCCGACTCTTTCACTGGGCACTTGTCGTCTGTATCGTCGGCGCGTTCGTCAGCGTCAAGCTGGGCGGCCTGTATATGGACTGGCACGTGCGCTTTGGCTGTACGGCGTTGGGGCTGATCATCTTCCGCCTCTTGTGGGGCATCGTCGGCCCGCGCTACGCCCGCTTCGCGACCTTCGTGCGCGGCCCGGGCGCGGTGGCCAAATACCTCAAGGGCGCCGCCGCGCCCGCCGGCCACAATCCGCTGGGCGCACTGTCGGTATTGGCGCTGCTGCTGGCCGTCGGTTTTCAAGCCGTCAGCGGCCTGTTCACCACCGACGACATCATGACGCAAGGACCGCTGTTCGGTTATGTCAGCGCGGCCACCTCCGGGGCGCTGACCTCGTGGCACAAGCTGAACGAATGGGTCATCATCGCCCTGATCGCACTGCACCTTCTGGCAGTCGCCTGGTACGCCCTGGTGCGCCGCAAGCGCCTGGTGCGGGCCATCATCACGGGCGATGTCGACGCCAAGGACCTGCCCGCCGGCACCCCGCCCGCGCAGGACGGCATCGCCGTGTGGTTGCGCGCCCTGCTGCTGGGCGCCTGCGTAACGGGCCTGGTGTTGTGGATACGGTCAATCGAAGTCGTCGCCGACATGTCTTTTTCGTAA